A region of the Pseudomonas sp. A34-9 genome:
TTCACCGCCGGAGAATACCCGGCGCAGGCTGGTGCATTCGGCACTCAGCGGTTCGTCGATGAACAGCGCCAGCAGCGGCGGCACAAAGTGCAGCGTGGTCACGCCATACTGCTGAACCAATTGGGCGATGCGGTGCGGATCGCGGTGTTCTCCAAGACCTGCGATCAGCAGACGCGCGCCAGTGATCAGTGGCCAAAAACACTCCCACACCGACACGTCGAAACTGATCGGCGCTTTTTGCATCAGCACATCCGTTTCATTGAGCGCATAAGCACTCTGCATCCATTGCAGACGTTCAGCCAGTGCCGCGTGAGTGTTGCCGACGCCTTTCGGCTGGCCGGTGGAGCCGGAGGTGTAAATCACGTAGGCGAGGTTGTCGCCGTGCAGGTGCAGACCCGGTGCCTGGCTCGGCCAGTTTTCCAGGTGCAGCGCGTCCATGGCGATCACGCTGACGCCGTCGCTGGCCGGCAAACGGTCGAGCAATTCGGTCTGGGTCAGCAGCAGTTCGACGCCGCTGTCGCTGAGCATGTAGGCCAGACGATCGGCCGGGTATTCCGGGTCCAGCGGCACATAGGCGCCGCCGGCCTTGATGATCGCCAGCAGACCGATCAACAGTTGTGGCGAACGCTCGGCGGCGATAGCCACGCAAACGTCCGGGCCGACGCCTTTGTCGCGCAAATAGTGCGCGAGACGGTTGGCCTGAGTGTGCAGTTCAGCGAAATCGAGGCTGCCACCGTCCCACACCAGCGCAGTGCGTTCCGGGGTTTGCCGCAGCTGTTCGTTGAGCAGTTCCGGCAGCCATTGCTGCGCCGGGATGCACGGTGCGACGCTCCAGTTTTGTTGCTGGTCGTGTTCGCCGACGGTGAGCAGCTGCAGGTCGCCAATGGCTTGCTCCGGGCGTTCGCAAACGTCGCGCAACAGGTTGCTGAAGTGCTCGGCCAGACGCGCAATGGTCGTGGCATCGAACAGTTCGCTGGCGTAGTCGAACGACAGCGTCAGGCGACCGTTACGGTCTTCTTCACTGTGCAGTTGCAGGTCGAACTTGGCTTCGCGGCTGTGCCACGGCAACTCTTCGGCGAGCAGACCGGGTAGACGCTTGAGCGCACTCAAATCTCGTTGCTGGTGGTTGAACATGACCTGGAACAGGCCCTGTTCACGTGCCTGCGGAAAGGCTTCGAGCAATTGTTCGAACGGCAGATCCTGATTCGCTTGCGCACCGAGTGCGGCTTGACGGGTCTGGCCCAGCAGTTCGACGAATGACAGGCGCGAATCGATTTGCGCACGCAGCACTTGAGTGTTGATGAAGAAACCGATCAAGCCCTGGGTTTCCAGGCGCGGACGGTTGGCATTGGGCACGCCGATGCGGATATCGCGCTGACCGCTGTAACGGTGCAGCAGGCTCTGGAATGCCGAGAGCAGCAGCATGAACGGTGTTGCCTGGTGCGACTGAGCCGTGTTGCGGATTGCATCGCTGAGGCTGGCACCGAGTCGGACAGTGTGGCGCGCGGCACTGTGAACATGCTGCGCTGAACGCGGATGATCAGTGGCCAGCTCCAGGCTCGGGTGCTCGTCGCCCAACTGCGCTTTCCACCAGGCCAGTTGCCGCTCACCCTCGCCTTGCGCCAGCCATTGGCGCTGCCAGCTGCCGTAGTCGGCGTACTGGGTTGGCAGAGGCGCGAGGTGGGCGGTCGTCCCTTGCGAGGCGGCGGCGTAAAGGCGCGAGAATTCATCGATCAATACGTTCAGTGACCAACCGTCGGCGATGATGTGGTGCAGGGTCACCAGCAGTTGGTGATCTTCGTCGTCGAGACGCACCAGCGTCACCCACAGCAGCGGGCCTTTTTCCAGGTCGAACGCGGTGCGCGCTTCGTCCTCGCGGATGTGCTGAGCGCGGGCTTCTCGTTCATGCGCCGGCAGGTCGCTGATGTCGATCAGTCGCAGATTGAATGCGGCGGCGACATCGACTTGCTGCAGGGCTACGCCGTCGCGCTCGAAGAAGCGTGTGCGCAGCGATTCGTGGCGCTCGATCAGTTGCTGGAAGCTGGCGCGCAAGGCGTCTTCGTCCAGTTCGCCACGCAAACGCAGGGCACCGGGAATGTTGTAGGCGCTGCTCTGCGGGTCGAGTTGCCAAGTGATCCACAGACGGTTTTGCGCCAGCGATTGCGGCATCGGCTCGCTGCGCGACAACGCGGTGATTGCACCCTGGGCGCTGCCGCCGTCCTGTTGCTGTTGCGCCACAGCAGCGGCGAATGCGGACAACGTTGGTGCTTCGAAGAGCAGGCGCAAGTTCAGCTCAAGGCTGAGTTCTTCGCGTACTCGGGCGATCACTTGCGTGGCGGCAATCGAGTTGCCGCCGAGCAGAAAGAAGTGATCGTCGGCGCTGACCTGTTTGAGGTTAAGTTGCTCGGCCCAGATCTTGCCGATCAAGGCTTCGAGTTCCGAAGCGCTGGTGGTCGCTTCCTGAGTGTCGGGCGTGGTCGACGGGAACACCGCGTAGCTGTCGAGGCTGCCATCGGCCAGACGATTGCGGCACGCCGAGCGCTGCAACTTGCCGCTGGAGGTTTTCGGCAAGGCGCCAGGATTGAGCAGTACGACGACGCTCGGCGCCTCCTGATAAGCCTCGGCCACGGCTTGGCGGATCGCTTTGATCAGTGCTTCCGGCGGCAGGATTTTCTGTACGCTGCGGCTGATTTCCGCCGCGATGCCGATGCCTTCTTCGCCGTTCTGATTGATCGCGAAGGCAGCGACGCGGCCCTTGCGCACCACTTCCACTTCGTTCTCGACGGTCTTCTCGATGTCCTGCGGATAGAGGTTGTGGCCGCGCACGATCAGCATGTCTTTCAGGCGACCGGTGACGAACAGTTCGCCGTCACGCATAAAGCCCAAGTCACCGGTGCGCAGCCAGGTGCGGCCGGCGTGCTGGACGAAGGTCTTGGCGCTCGCTTGCGGATTGCGCCAGTAGCCGAGGGCGATACTCGGTCCGGTGGCCCAGACTTCGCCGACAGCGCTGTCGGCCAGTTCAACGAGCGTGTTCGGCTCGACGATGAGCACCGCGTGCTCCGGCTGGCTGATGCCGCAACTCATGATCGGGCTGCCCTCGCCCGGTTCGGCGCGGTTTTGCGCCAGCGCCTGATCATCCACGCGCAGTGCCGGAATGCCGGTGCCGCGCGGGGTGCCGGCGACGAATAGCGTCGCCTCGGCCAGACCGTACGAAGCCATGAAATTGTCGGCGCTAAAACCACACGCGGTGAACTTCTCGGCGAAGCGATCGAGGGTGTCGAGACGGATCGGCTCAGAGCCGGAATAGGCCACGCGCCAGCGGCTCAGGTCGAGGCGTTCAAGTGCCGACTCGCTGACGCGCTCGCTGCACAGGCGATAGGCAAAATCCGGCCCGCCGCTGATGGTCCCGCCGTATTGGCTGATCGCTTCGAGCCAGCGCAATGGGCGGCCGAGGAAATACGCCGGCGACATCAGGATGCACGGTACGCCGCTGAAGATCGGCTGCAACAGACCGCCGATCAGACCCATGTCGTGATACAGCGGCAACCAGCTGACGATCACGTCGTCCGGGTTTACATCGATACCGAAACCATGCCGGATCAGCAGTTCGTTGGCGACCAGATTGCCGTGACTGACCTGCACGCCTTTAGGCAACGCGGTGGAGCCGGAGGTGTATTGCAGGAAAGCGATATGGTCTTGCGGCAGGCCAGGTTCAACCCAGTTTTCTGCCAGCGTTCGGTCGAGGGTATCGACACACAGCAACGGCGGCGCGCCTTCGATCTGCTGCAAGGCGTCGCGCAGGTCGGCGCTGATCAACAGCAGACGCGGTTCGGCGTCGGCAATGATCGACAGCAAACGCTCTTGATGATGACGACGCGCGGACTCCGGCGGATAGGCCGGCACCGCGATCACACCGGCGTACAGGCAACCAAAAAACGCCGCGACGTAATCCGGGCCACTAGGGAACAGCAGCACCGCACGATCGCCGAATTCCGCCTGGGCCTGCAACGCGGCCGCAATGGTGCGCGCGCGTTCATCCAGCTCGCGATAACTGAGTACCACAGCCTGCTCTTCGTTTTCAGCGAGAAAACGCAAGGCCAGTTGATCCGGCGTCAGGGCCGCGCGGCGCTGGAGGGCTTGGACCAGGGTGCTGGGGAGTTCGAACGCGTCGGTCATGAGGTTTCCTGCCTGAATTCGGCTTGCTAATGGAATCGGGTTACTGCGTCACGCCCCGCGAAGGGCCTGCTGGGCGCGGTCTGTGCCGACCGCGCAAGGCGCTGGAATGCTGTCTGGCCGGGGTCGTGCACCCGGAACCATTCACCAATGAGAACGGATGACGTCTTGAAATAATTAGTCGGCAGGCTGGATCGCCAATGGGGCCGGGGTGTGGCGGCGTGTCGCAGTTCTCACATCGTACCGATTTGGATCATTAGTTCTCTTTCTCAATTGACAATCATTATCATTCAACATAATTTGTCGCTCGATGTGTAGGACGGCCCCGTCCCCAGGCGTCCCACTAACCTATTTGGCAGCAAGGTGATTTCCATGACGGAACAAGTATCCACAAGCAAGTGCGATTCACCGCTACTTCAGGCATTCGTCGACAATCGACTGATTCTGGTCAAGATTGCAGCCCGTATCACCGGGTGCCGGTCGCGCGCCGAAGATGTGGTGCAGGATGCATTTTTCCGCCTGCAATCGGCGCCCCCGATCACCTCGTCGATCAAGGCGCAACTGAGCTATCTGTTCCAGATCGTGCGCAACCTCGCCATCGATCACTACCGCAAGCAGGCGCTTGAGCAGAAGTACTCCGGCCCTGAAGAGGAAGGGCTGAACGTGGTTATCCAAGGTGCTTCGCCGGAAACTTCGCACATCAACTTCTCCACCCTGGAGAACATCGCCGACGCGCTGACCGAACTGCCCAGCCGCACTCGCTATGCATTCGAGATGTACCGCCTGCACGGCGTGCCGCAAAAGGACATCGCCAAGGAACTTGGCGTTTCGCCAACCCTGGTCAACTTCATGATTCGTGATGCGCTGGTGCACTGCCGCAAGGTCTCGGGCAGTCGTCAGGATGCGGTGATTGCCGGTCGTCGTTAAGAGCTGAATTCGGCGTCAAGCCATTCGCGAGCGAGCTCGCCCCCACATTGATTCGGCTTACACCGTCCTGATGTGAGAGCGAGCTTGCTCACGAAGGCGGACTTGAGACCGCAATGAATCTCAAGCCCGACTGCCTCAGGCCAGTTTGCACCGATCAAAAAACCGCTCACGCCCCAGAATCATCAGTGCCGCGCGCTTGTGCGGGAAGTCGAATTCCTTCTCGCAGTGGAAGCACTGATTCTGCATATGGCCGATCATCTTCGCGTTATCAGCCCTTGGTTCTGCGACCACCCTTTGCGTGCGCGGATCATCGAGAAACAGGTAATGCACCAGCGCCGATAGCCAGCTCGCCACTTTGTGCGGGCCACGGTGATCCTCCTCGCCCACCAGCATGTGAATGCCACGATCGTAATTGTCGGCATCGTAGAACGGCGCGATGCGATCTTCCTTGGCCCAATAAGCTTCAAAATAGGCAAACGGCTGATCATCGAAACAGCCAATCAACGTCAACGTGTGCGGGTCGGCATCGAGTTTGTTCAGGTATTCGCGGTGCTTTTCGAGACTGCCCTCTTCCTGCCAGAAACTCGCGACGCGCGGGCTGTTTTGCCAGCGGTTGAAACGCGGCAGGTCTTCTTCGATTTCTACAGTGCGCAGGGAAATCCACGCCCCCAGACGGGCATCGAAACGCCGGTATACTTCACCGCGCGGTTTGACCGGCCGCAAAGGATGACGCTTGCCCTGGCTGATGACCATTTGCTGCGGATAGCTGCCCGTCAGTGAAGTGCCGAGCCACGGTTGCGGCAGTTGCCAGAACAGCGTGCGTTCACAGCGATACTCACCGGCCACGTCGGTGCTCACCAGTAAACCGCTGAGCAGGGCTTCGGTCGGTGGTTGGTCCAGCTGCCAAGTCAGTTGCTGGCACGCCGGATCCCGCGCGAACAGCCAGTAACAGGCTGCCCACAGTGCCTGCCCGAGCGGCAGCGCAAAGCGCTCGTCGAGCTGGATCGATCCCTTGGCCTCTCGATCAAGGCGCAGGCGGATCAGCGGTTGCCCGCCCAGGCTCAGGCTCAGACGGCTTTCGGTGGCATCAGCGATCAGTTGACTGCCCGATGGCAAGGCCAGGGCAGTCAGGTCATTCAGATTGGACATGGGTCGGGCTCACGATAATCGTCGACAGTTAAATGCTGGAACGTGATCGCGCCCGGAAAATTTAGAGATCCCCACCAACTATCTAACGATGCTGTTTGCTGGCGGGGCTCTATGAGGCTGACAAACCCGCGGCTCTCAAACTAAACAGACTTGACCCAGATCTTGCTGATTGCGTAATCGTTTCCGTAGCCACTCGCCGTATGACTGAAGATTGCCAACGTGTACTGCGAAGAATCCGCGGTAAACGTGCCCTCCAGTGATTCCCAAGTCATGACTGGAAAATCCTTGGCTTCAGTGATGTTCTGGGTGCCTGCTGCAAGCGACAGACTCGGCACACTGGAGCTGATGTTGGTTCGACGAACCTGTAGGCCGAATACATAACTCCTGCCGACTTCAAGGTTCGCGAAGTTTTTTTCCAGAATGATGCCAGCCGATGCGTTGGTGTACGTGCGGTTGTTGAGAACGTAGATGTCCCCGTCCTTGCCGACAACCAGATCTCTGGAATCCAGTGCAGCCGGGCCTTTTTTCCAGCCGTTCCAGGGCTCTTCTTCAGCCTCGGAGAAGGTCGTCAGATCCTCGAAGGGAACTCGCACTTTGAGGCTGATCGGAGGAAATAGCAGTGGGCAATCACAAGCCGCGTTATTCAGGGCCACCTGAAAAACAAGCATCAGTTGACTGTTGTGTTTCAGATCCTGCAGGTCATCCCACGCAATCGTTCTGCGCCAGCCCGCCTCAAATTCCTGCTGCGTCAATGGTTCACCATCGGCGATGCGCAACATGATTGGGGAACCATCGCTCGTCTGACCACAGGCATGCAGCGTCGTCGGTTGCCCGAGCGCCATGAAGGGCCACCTCGACACTTCGACTGTAATGCCGGTCGAGCCATCGGGTTTGTTCAAGGTGAGGACATTCTCGCTGGCTTGCTCTACGAATGGAGCAGGCACACAACGCAGGGAAATCGGGGATGGATTGGACATGGCAAATTCCTTTTTCTCAAGCCGCTCACAAAGAGCGAGTGTGGAAAGGAATCAAAACCTGAAGCCAATACGGCGTCTACTGTCAGATCTGACAGGGTCGCCCAAGTATCCGACCAGCGGTGGGGCATGACACGCGGCTACTTCGGCACCGGCACCACCGCAATCTTGTACGGATCGAAAATCTTCAGCATTTCGCCGTTATCGCGCAGCCCCTTAAGCAACTTGCCAAACGCCGCACCGGTAATCGGCGCCGTCGGGCGAAGAATCGCGTAATGGTGATAGACCTGATCGATGCGCTGCGAGACCAGCAACTCGTTGCGCACCTTCTCGTTACGCAGCAGGTAATCGAAGAGATAGGAACGGGTCACCAAGGCAATATCGGCGCGACCGCGCAGCACCATCAGCAGGTTGCTGTCGTGGGAATAAGTCAGCGTGGCGTTGAAATTCTGTGCAAGAAATTTGGGATCGGCGTTGAAATTGGCGAACTCGTAGTGATAACCGCTGAACAGCGCGAGGCGCTTGCCGGTGAGGTCGGCAAAGTAGCTCTGCTGACGACCGTCTTCGCGTTGCGCGACGAAAATCTCTGCGTCTTCAAGACCCATGTCGACATCCGTGTGGGGAATCTCCTTCCAGCCCCAATCGGGGTTTTCGAAGATCGCCATGTCGATCCGACCCTGCTTGAAATCACCGAAACGCCGGGGAATCGAGGTCGGCACAAGCACGAACTGGTAGTCGCTTTGCAGGCGGTTCAAGGCCTCGACCAATTGTGGCAACAGCCCCGTATCGGCACCGTTTTCCGGGCGTACGGTGTAGGGCGGAAAATGCGCCGCACCGACCCGAACCAATTGCGCTGCCTGAGCGGGCAATACCCATATCGCAGCCAGCACGGCGAGCATTAACCCCGCGGCCGTCCGAATTGGCAAAGACTTCAAAACACCCCACTCCCCGAAAAAATACCGATCAATGCATTCAAGCTAGGCGGTTTCGCCCAGTTAGCCAGTTTCCCGAACCGATAGGAAGCGCTTCAACGCTCTTCCAGGACCAGAATCAGCGCCTCATCGGCCAACTGATCGAGGCTCAAACTGCCGCCGGCACGGAACCATGTGGTCGTCCACGACAGTGCGCCGGTGAGGAAACGTCGGGTAATAAATACATCGCCACGAATAAATCCGGCGTTTTTGGCTTCGCCCAGCACTTGCAGCCAGATGTCTTCGTAGACATCGCGCAGCGCCAGCACCTTGGCCTGGCCTTCTTCGGAGAGCGAGCGCCACTCGTAGACCAGCACCGCCATGGCTTCACCGCTGCCGCCCATGATCGACTGTAATTCGCAGCGGATCAGCGCCAGCACGCGCTCGCGCACATCTGCCGCGTCGGCCAGCGCAGCTCGCATCAACGCGGTGTTGTAACGGATGGTTTCTTCCATCACCGCGCGGAGGATTTCATCCTTGCTTTTGAAGTGATGAAAAATGCTTCCCGACTGGATGCCCACGGCACCGGCCAGATCACGCACCGTGGTGCGTTCATAGCCTTTGTTACGGAACAGGTGAGCGGCCACTTGCAGCAATTTGCCGCGGGCGCTGTCGGGGTCGGTCAATTGGCCCTCGTCGACCAAATCACGCATGACCCTCAGGGCTTTTTGCTCGTCCACCCGTTCTCTCCTACAGTCGATCAGTCTGTTGCCCCCTGAAACCGCAGGGTTGCGCGCAATTTAAGCCGCCAGCGGCAACCAAGCAAGCGCTTGGGCAGAAGATAGTTTCAACTGTTTACAAACCAAGCGCTTGCTTGGTAGCCTCCAGACACTTCTGTCGCAGGTTGCTGAGTCGGAGATAAAAATGCCCACCACCGTTCGCATCGGATGCGCCAGTGCATTCTGGGGAGATACGTCCACCGCCGCCGCGCAACTGGTGGAGGGCGGCAAGCTGGACTATCTGGTGTTCGACTACCTCGCCGAGATCACGATGTCGATCATGGCCGGCGCGCGCATGAAGGACCCGCAGGCGGGGTTCGCCGGCGACTTCATCGAAGTCCTTACCCCCCTGCTGCCGCAGTTGGCCGAGCAGAACATCCGCGTGATCAGCAATGCCGGCGGGGTCAATCCGCAGGCCTGCGCCAACGCCTTGCAAGCGGCCTGTGACAAGGCCGGCATCGACCTGAGAATCGCCGTACTGCTCGGCGACGACCTGCAACCACAGCTAAAACACCTGCGCGGCATCACCGAGATGTTCAGCGGCGCCCCGCTGCCGCCGATGTGCGTGTCGACCAACGCCTACCTTGGCGCGCCGGGCATTGTCGAAGCCTTGCGACTGGGCGCCGACGTCGTCATCACCGGGCGCGTGGTCGACAGCGCCGTGGTCAGCGCCGCGCTGGTGCATGAATTCGGCTGGTCGTGGCACGACTACGACAAACTCGCCCAGGCCGCACTGGCCGGGCACATCATCGAGTGCGGCGCGCAATGCACCGGCGGCAATTTCACCGATTGGCGCGAGGTGCCGGATTACGAGCACATCGGCTTTCCGATTGTTGAAGTCAGCGCCGACAGCCAATTCATCGTCAGCAAGCCTGAAGGCACTGGCGGACTGGTCACACCACTGACCGTTGGCGAACAGATGCTGTATGAAATCGGCGATCCACAGGCGTACCTGCTGCCCGACGTGGTTTGCGACTTCACTCAGGTCAAACTTCAGCAACAAGGCAAAAACGCGGTACACGTGCACGGCGCCAAAGGCTTGCCACCCAGCAACAAGTATAAGGTCAGCGCCACTTATCCGGACGGCTTTCGCTGCACCGCCAGTTGCCTGATCGCCGGCATCGATGCGGTGGATAAGGCACAGCGCGTCAGTCAGGCGATCATCGCCAAGACTGCCGAGATGTTCAGCCAACGCGGCTGGGCGCCCTACAGCGCAACCGATATCGAACTGCTCGGCAGCGAAGCGACCTACGGCCCCCACGGCCAACGCCACGACAGCCGTGAAGTGGTGATCAAACTCGCTGTGCGTCATCCGAATAAACAGGCGCTGGTGCTGTTCTCCCGAGAAATCGCCCAGGCCGCCACCGGCATGGCACCGGGCCTGACCGGTATCGTCGGTGGGCGCCCCACGGTGTATCCGCTGATCCGCCTGTTCTCTCTTCTGATCGATAAAAGCGCTTGCTCGCTGCATATCGAGATGGCCGGTGAACGTTATCCGTGCACCCCACCGTCGCTCGGCGCGCTCGCCAGCGAGGATTTGCCCCTGCCCCATCAGCCGCCCAAGCCACAGGGCCGCGCCGATGCCAGCGTGGCACTGGTGAAACTGGCCGTGGCGCGCTCCGGAGACAAGGGTAATCACAGCAACATCGGCGTCATGCCGCGCAAACCCGAATACCTGCCATGGATCGCCGAAGCGCTGACGCCGGCCGTCATGGTCGACTGGATGAGCCACGTGCTCGACCCGATCCACGGCCGGGTCGAGCGCTGGTATCTGCCCGGCACCCACAGCCTGAATTTTCTTTTGGAAAACGCGCTTGGCGGTGGTGGTGTGGCCAGTCTGCGTATCGATCCGCAAGGCAAAGCCTTCGCCCAGCAACTGTTGGAAATCCAGATCCCGGTGCCACAGAGCATCGCCGAACAGCTCGACTAGAGGATGGTTTGCATGGCTTACGCGTCGATTTTCCACGCCGGTCTGTTCAGCGGCCAGACCCTCATCGTCACCGGGGGCGGCAGTGGCATCGGGCGCTGCACCGCCCATGAACTGGCAGCCCTCGGCGCCAATGTGCTGCTGGTCGGGCGCAAGCCGGAGAAGCTGCAAAAGGTCGCCGCCGAAATCGCCGAGGACGGTGGCCGTGCGCACTGGAAGGCTTGCGATATCCGCGATGAAGAAGCAGTGAAACAACTGGTCAGCGAACTGATTGCTGAACATGGGCCGATCCACGGCCTGGTCAACAATGCCGGCGGCCAGTACCCGTCGCCTTTGGCTTCGATCAATCAGAAAGGCTTCGAAACCGTGTTGCGCACCAATCTGGTCGGCGGTTTCCTGATGGCTCGCGAAGTATTCAATCAGTCGATGAGCAAACACGGCGGCAACATCGTCAACATGCTCGCTGACATGTGGGGTGGCATGCCCGGCATGGGCCACTCGGGCGCGGCGCGCTCGGGCATGGACAACTTCACCAAGACTGCCGCGTTCGAGTGGGGTTATGCCGGCGTGCGGGTCAACGCGGTGGCGCCGGGCTGGATTGCCTCCAGCGGTATGGACACGTATGAAGGCGCGTTCAAAGCGGTGATTCCGACCCTGCGCGAACACGTGCCACTCAAGCGCATCGGCACCGAATCGGAAGTCAGCGCCGCGATTGTGTTTTTGCTTAGCCCCGCCGCCGCGTTTATCAGCGGCAGCACCTTGAAAATCGATGGTGCGGCCAGCCTCGGCAGCCGCGCATGGCCGTTGCACAAAGCGACCCACAGCGAGTCGTTCAACGGTTTCCACCGCGCGTATTTACCCGAAGTGCTGAAGGACAAGGAGTAAGCCATGCCGCAGATCCAGTCCCAGCTCGACCCACGCAGCGAGGAGTTCGCCCGCAACCGGGCGGCCATGCTCGCAGCGATCGAACACGTGCAGCAGCTCGAAAAAAACCTGCTGAACAAAGCCGCGGAAGCCAAAGCCAAATTTGCCCAGCGCGGGCAACTGCTGCCCCGTGAGCGCTTGAATCTGTTGCTCGATCCCGGCGCGCCATTTCTCGAACTGGCCAGCCTTGCCGGTTACAAACTGCACGACGACAAGGACGGCAGCTCCGCCGGTGGCGGACTGATCGCTGGCATCGGTTATGTCTGCGGGATCCGCGCGATGGTCGTGGCGAACAATAGCGCAATCAAGGGCGGGACAATCTCGCCCAGCGGCCTGAAAAAATCCCTGCGCCTGCAACAGATCGCTCAGGAAAACAAACTGCCGGTGATCACCCTCGCCGAAAGCGGCGGCGCCAACCTCAATTACGCCGCCGAGATTTTTGTCGAAGGCGCGCGCAGTTTTGCCAATCAGGCGCGGATGTCGGCAATGGGCTTGCCGCAGATCACTGTGGTGCACGGCTCGGCCACGGCCGGTGGCGCTTATCAGCCGGGGCTGTCGGATTACGTGGTGGTGGTACGCGGCAAGGCCAAGCTGTTTCTGGCCGGTCCACCGCTGCTGAAAGCGGCCACTGGCGAAGTCGCCACCGATGAAGAACTCGGTGGCGCCGAGATGCACGCGCAGGTCGCCGGGACGGCTGAATACCTGGCTGAGAACGATGCCGATGGCGTGCGTCAGGTGCGTGAAATATTGCGCATGCTGCCGTGGAACGAACAACTGCCGTGGTTGCCGGAGCCGCAATACAAAGAGCCGCTCTACCCCATCGAAGAACTGCTCGGGTTGATCCCGGACGATCCGAAAAAGCCTTACGACGTGCGCGAAATCATCGCGCGCATTGCCGACGAATCGTGCTTTCTCGAATTCAAGGGCGAGTTCGATCAGCAAACCATCTGCGGCCAATTGAAGATTCAAGGTCGCGCCTGCGGTTTCATCGGCAACAACGGCCCGATCACACCCAACGGCGCGAGCAAAGCGGCGCAGTTCATCCAGTTATGCGATCAGAGCCAGACACCGCTGCTGTTCTTCCATAACACCACCGGTTTCATGGTCGGCACCGAATCCGAGCAGCAAGGCGTGATCAAACACGGCTCAAAACTGATTCAAGCGGTGGCCAATGCGCGGGTGCCTAAACTGACCCTTGTCGTCGGCGGCTCCTACGGCGCCGGCAACTACGCGATGTGCGGGCGCGGCCTCGACCCACGCTTCATCTTCGCCTGGCCGAACAGCCGCACCGCCGTGATGGGCGGCGCGCAGGCCGGCAAGGTGTTGCGCATCGTCACCGAAGCCAAACAGCTCAAGGACGGCCTGACGCCGGACCCGAAGATGCTCGACATGCTCGAACAGGTCACCGCGCAGAAACTCGACAGCCAGTCCACCGCGCTCTACGGCAGCGCCAATCTGTGGGATGACGGGCTGATCGACCCACGCGACACGCGCACCCTGCTCGGCTACTTGCTGGACATCTGTCACGAAGCCGACATTCGCACGCTGCAACCCAACAGCTTCGGCGTCAGCCGGTTCTGACCGCCACGGACCCTACGGAGAACAATAACAATGATCTTCACCCCGGAACACGAAGCCCTGCGCCGTACCGTCCGCCAGTTCGTCGAGCACGCGATCAACCCGCACGTCGATGAATGGGAAAAGGCCGGACGCTTTCCGATCCACGAGATTTTCAGCCAGGCCGGCGACCTCGGTTTGCTGGGTATTTCCAAGCCGGAAAAGTTCGGCGGCATGGGCCTCGACTAC
Encoded here:
- the atuC gene encoding geranyl-CoA carboxylase subunit beta, giving the protein MPQIQSQLDPRSEEFARNRAAMLAAIEHVQQLEKNLLNKAAEAKAKFAQRGQLLPRERLNLLLDPGAPFLELASLAGYKLHDDKDGSSAGGGLIAGIGYVCGIRAMVVANNSAIKGGTISPSGLKKSLRLQQIAQENKLPVITLAESGGANLNYAAEIFVEGARSFANQARMSAMGLPQITVVHGSATAGGAYQPGLSDYVVVVRGKAKLFLAGPPLLKAATGEVATDEELGGAEMHAQVAGTAEYLAENDADGVRQVREILRMLPWNEQLPWLPEPQYKEPLYPIEELLGLIPDDPKKPYDVREIIARIADESCFLEFKGEFDQQTICGQLKIQGRACGFIGNNGPITPNGASKAAQFIQLCDQSQTPLLFFHNTTGFMVGTESEQQGVIKHGSKLIQAVANARVPKLTLVVGGSYGAGNYAMCGRGLDPRFIFAWPNSRTAVMGGAQAGKVLRIVTEAKQLKDGLTPDPKMLDMLEQVTAQKLDSQSTALYGSANLWDDGLIDPRDTRTLLGYLLDICHEADIRTLQPNSFGVSRF